Proteins found in one Desulfobacterales bacterium genomic segment:
- a CDS encoding DUF4388 domain-containing protein, producing the protein MPLKGTIDTISLASILQLLCNEKKTGILKINNIDTNNESIEYQFFYYEGAIIFAIQSKKEARLGVLLKNKGIVTDVQLNEALDIAKEKKQSLGKSLIEKGYITFEILERFLFQQVEEIIFNLFQWKDGDFEYFDTKLNLRWLELVKLNTLKLIMDASRRIDELNRPRN; encoded by the coding sequence ATGCCATTAAAAGGGACCATAGATACAATTTCCCTTGCAAGTATATTACAGCTTTTGTGTAATGAAAAAAAAACAGGTATTCTTAAAATTAACAATATTGATACAAACAATGAATCCATTGAATATCAATTTTTTTACTATGAAGGTGCAATAATATTTGCTATTCAAAGCAAAAAAGAAGCGAGGCTTGGAGTTTTGCTTAAAAATAAGGGAATTGTAACTGATGTTCAATTAAATGAAGCTCTTGATATTGCTAAGGAAAAAAAACAATCCCTTGGAAAAAGTTTAATTGAAAAGGGTTATATTACATTCGAAATACTTGAGAGATTTTTATTCCAGCAGGTAGAAGAAATTATATTTAACCTTTTTCAATGGAAAGATGGTGACTTTGAATATTTTGATACTAAATTAAATCTGAGATGGCTTGAGCTTGTAAAATTAAATACATTAAAATTAATCATGGATGCTTCTCGCCGAATAGATGAGTTAAACAGGCCTCGTAATTAG
- a CDS encoding PAS domain S-box protein: MDPNNTTEDSEKKIKDEFKARLKNFVESSKLMSACNRIEQLGPLLLEEFAKNMDAMGGSIYLKEGNCFLLLHSLDPGHAPITISFPLRENSIFEQAIKQGEPVYIKDILKNSGLSSSGWKGYKDGSLLVFPLFDENDKTIGVISLHNKKGAYFTNKDLELGAILACFCCETLRAARAVAALQESEEKYRTVLEANPDPVIICDVKHNIQYINPSFTKIFGWTNDEIYGKSIDFFVPKDKILESKDFMKKLADGEILSCIESKRLNKNETLITVSISGAIYKDRNSQPSGFVINIRDITKQKQIEAQISQSQKNEAIGTLAGGIAHDFNNILSAVIGYAELSILELPEKNKIRTNLKMLLNACYRATDLVNQLMILSRHKEQERKPILLHPIVKEVVKFLRASLPTTIEIRHNISITQDLIIADFSQIHQALINLATNAHHAMKEGGGTLEINLKPINIDKKNINKYPDLKKGRYLMLIIKDTGSGIDDSTKDKIFDPYYTTKDKEFGTGLGLAVVNGIIKKHDGTIYVNSEAEKGTTFQIFLPVIEKDEEEIKNGKKIRFGKESVLFIDDEKALVDLTIDLLEFLGYTVTATTIPREALQMFKDNPHKFDFVITDMTMPKITGDVLAIEMLKIRPDIPIILCTGYSELINEEAALKLGIKGFMLKPFTIYDLSQIITKILS, from the coding sequence ATGGATCCAAATAATACTACTGAAGATTCAGAAAAAAAAATAAAAGATGAATTTAAAGCGCGACTGAAAAATTTTGTTGAATCATCAAAACTGATGTCAGCCTGTAATCGTATTGAACAGCTTGGTCCCCTTCTTTTAGAAGAATTTGCAAAAAATATGGATGCAATGGGAGGAAGTATATATCTAAAAGAAGGAAATTGCTTTTTACTTCTTCACTCTTTAGATCCTGGGCATGCTCCTATTACAATTTCTTTTCCTTTAAGGGAAAACTCAATCTTTGAGCAAGCAATAAAACAAGGAGAGCCCGTATATATAAAAGATATTTTAAAAAACAGCGGTTTATCGTCAAGCGGATGGAAAGGATATAAAGATGGTTCTTTGCTTGTTTTTCCACTATTTGATGAAAATGATAAAACAATCGGAGTAATTTCCCTTCATAATAAAAAAGGAGCTTATTTCACAAACAAGGACTTAGAACTTGGCGCTATACTTGCTTGTTTTTGCTGCGAGACTTTAAGAGCAGCTAGAGCTGTAGCTGCCCTTCAAGAAAGCGAAGAAAAATATAGAACTGTTCTTGAAGCAAATCCAGACCCTGTTATTATATGTGATGTTAAACATAATATCCAATATATTAATCCATCATTTACAAAAATTTTCGGATGGACGAATGATGAAATTTATGGAAAAAGTATTGATTTCTTTGTTCCTAAAGATAAGATATTAGAATCAAAAGATTTTATGAAAAAACTAGCCGACGGTGAAATTTTATCATGCATTGAGTCAAAAAGACTTAATAAAAATGAGACACTAATTACGGTTAGTATCAGTGGAGCTATATATAAAGATAGAAATTCGCAACCATCGGGGTTTGTCATCAATATAAGGGATATTACAAAGCAAAAACAAATTGAAGCCCAGATTTCTCAATCTCAAAAAAATGAGGCGATTGGAACATTAGCCGGAGGGATTGCCCATGATTTTAACAATATCCTTTCAGCGGTTATAGGATACGCTGAATTATCGATTCTCGAGCTTCCAGAAAAAAACAAGATTAGAACAAACTTAAAAATGCTTTTAAATGCTTGCTATAGAGCTACTGATCTTGTAAATCAACTTATGATACTAAGTCGTCACAAAGAGCAAGAGCGCAAGCCTATACTTTTACACCCGATTGTAAAAGAAGTGGTAAAATTTTTAAGGGCGTCTCTTCCTACTACTATTGAAATACGCCATAATATTTCAATTACTCAAGACTTAATAATTGCCGATTTTTCCCAAATACATCAAGCATTAATTAACCTTGCAACTAATGCTCATCATGCTATGAAAGAGGGAGGAGGAACCCTTGAAATAAATCTCAAGCCAATCAATATTGATAAGAAAAACATTAATAAATATCCAGATTTAAAAAAGGGTCGATATTTAATGCTCATTATCAAAGATACAGGTTCAGGAATTGACGATTCAACAAAAGATAAAATTTTTGATCCGTATTATACTACAAAAGATAAAGAATTTGGAACAGGACTTGGACTTGCTGTAGTAAATGGCATTATAAAAAAACACGATGGAACTATTTATGTTAATAGTGAGGCTGAAAAAGGAACAACTTTTCAAATATTTCTTCCAGTAATTGAAAAAGACGAAGAAGAAATAAAAAATGGAAAAAAAATAAGGTTCGGAAAAGAAAGCGTGTTGTTTATTGACGATGAAAAAGCCCTTGTTGATTTAACAATAGATCTTCTCGAATTTCTTGGTTACACGGTAACAGCAACTACTATTCCAAGAGAAGCTCTTCAAATGTTTAAAGATAACCCTCATAAATTTGATTTTGTCATTACAGATATGACTATGCCTAAAATTACTGGTGATGTATTAGCAATTGAAATGCTCAAAATAAGGCCGGATATTCCTATAATCCTCTGCACAGGATATAGTGAACTTATAAATGAAGAAGCAGCCCTTAAATTGGGTATAAAAGGTTTTATGCTAAAACCTTTTACCATATATGATCTTTCTCAAATCATAACAAAAATATTAAGTTAA
- a CDS encoding MotA/TolQ/ExbB proton channel family protein, with product MITAQISLFSFYGARIILVILLFLSFFTVAFFIAKLLFFHKHFLKNLNTLFLKLEEANSKSEIKKLLSLQNKSETNIILKAIDSPSSSEFKYKVNAYFKIEKEKWESFTLFLGTVGNNAPFIGLLGTVLGILKAFADLGLTAKGGPQVVMSGISEALIATAVGLFVAIPAVIFFNICKAKIKKASIRVEALIDIISSKNI from the coding sequence ATGATAACAGCTCAAATCTCATTATTTTCTTTTTATGGGGCAAGAATTATACTCGTTATTCTCTTGTTCTTAAGTTTTTTTACGGTTGCTTTTTTTATAGCAAAGCTACTTTTTTTTCATAAACATTTTTTAAAAAATCTAAACACTTTATTTCTTAAGCTTGAAGAAGCAAACTCAAAAAGCGAAATAAAAAAATTGCTATCATTACAAAACAAATCAGAAACAAACATAATTCTTAAAGCTATTGATTCACCATCATCAAGTGAATTTAAATATAAAGTTAATGCTTATTTTAAAATTGAGAAAGAAAAATGGGAAAGTTTTACGCTTTTTTTAGGAACAGTTGGAAATAACGCGCCCTTTATAGGCCTTCTCGGAACAGTGCTTGGAATTTTAAAAGCATTTGCGGATTTAGGCCTTACAGCAAAAGGAGGCCCTCAAGTTGTAATGTCAGGTATTTCAGAAGCCCTTATCGCTACAGCCGTAGGCCTTTTTGTAGCTATACCAGCAGTTATATTTTTTAATATATGTAAAGCTAAAATAAAAAAAGCTTCTATACGCGTAGAAGCTTTAATTGATATTATTAGTTCAAAAAATATCTAA
- a CDS encoding SDR family oxidoreductase: MNLKDKVALVLGSIKGIGKEIGMSLCEEGAKVALTYFDWEEHLEPMRTTFDKKNYDYLISKINLLETEKIHNLIEKIIKKFGKIDILINNIERGGWPIVHGPYTEEQWNLEMETTLRAKWWVFNSVFPYLKLSNNGNVINISSIAGIVGRCGPASYIFNDGYSSANRGISLLTETWARLAAPNVRVNEIMLGFFETRHGENTRGWGLLTDEQKQAILDHTLISRTGKIDDIIKTVLFILNDAPFMTGSIIRLDGGYVLGGEKVHPMPKGVINSY; encoded by the coding sequence ATGAATTTGAAAGATAAAGTAGCCCTTGTGCTTGGTTCTATTAAAGGTATAGGTAAAGAAATTGGTATGTCTTTATGCGAAGAAGGCGCAAAAGTAGCTCTTACCTATTTTGACTGGGAAGAACATCTTGAGCCAATGAGAACTACGTTTGATAAAAAAAACTATGACTATCTCATATCAAAAATAAATCTTCTTGAAACAGAAAAAATCCATAATCTTATCGAAAAAATAATAAAAAAGTTTGGCAAGATTGATATCCTCATTAACAATATTGAACGAGGAGGCTGGCCAATTGTTCATGGACCTTATACAGAAGAACAATGGAATCTTGAAATGGAAACTACTCTGCGAGCAAAATGGTGGGTATTCAATTCAGTTTTTCCATATCTTAAACTATCAAATAATGGAAATGTAATAAATATTTCTTCTATAGCTGGAATTGTAGGAAGATGTGGACCCGCAAGTTATATTTTTAATGACGGATATTCATCTGCTAATAGAGGCATTTCCCTTTTAACAGAGACATGGGCAAGGCTTGCTGCCCCCAATGTGCGAGTTAATGAAATAATGCTTGGTTTTTTTGAAACCAGGCATGGAGAAAATACTCGAGGTTGGGGATTACTAACAGATGAACAAAAACAGGCTATACTTGATCATACTTTAATCTCCAGAACTGGAAAAATAGACGACATAATAAAAACAGTACTTTTTATATTAAATGATGCACCATTTATGACAGGTTCAATTATTCGTCTTGATGGAGGCTATGTTCTTGGAGGGGAAAAAGTTCATCCAATGCCTAAAGGAGTTATTAATAGTTATTGA